The DNA sequence AGCTAGAGGAACAGGTGGTACAGCCTTATTTGTTATATTTAGCTCAATGATTTTTACTGAAATTTACTTCTGGcatgaaaatgtttaaatctaaTAAGCAATAATGGCTATTTGATTTATGTAGTGTGTTTTTCTAATGTGTTTCTGCAGGTTCAATGCTGTATCTAGCTGGAGGGGAGTTTCCAGATGGCTCAGCCAGCAGGGAGATATGGCGATTATgacctgtgttttgactcctggtTAGAGATGGCACCCATGAATGTGGCTAGATCAGAACTGGGTGGGGCTCACTAAAAGTGTACTAGGCTCACACCCTGCTCTATTGTTTGGAAAAGCTCAAGATCCTCTTGTTTAAAAAATTGAGATCAAGGGATACACTAATTTAGTTTATTATGACTAAAGTCTAGCAGCATTACTCTGATTAAAATAGCTACGAAAACCATCACAGTCAAGGCTcttgttgtgttctttcagggcTGGTGATGTtggatggatgtgtgtttgcTGTGGGTGGTTGGAAAGGTCGGTCACGCATGGACTCCGTTGAGTGTTATAATCCTCTCACAAACACATGGCAGTTCATGGAATCAGTCAAGATGGTGGTCACTAGTCCAGCTGTGGTGGCGCTGGATGGATTGCCCTATGTGACAGGTAGCATGTTTCCTCCAATCTCTAGGCACTGTTGTAGACTgacatacatgtaaatgtaaatttcccTTCTCAAACCATAGGGGGTGCTGTTTTAGAAGATGGCACAGCGTTAGCGCAAGTACACTACACTAAAACATGCGTGTGGACCGAGGTGGCGCCTATGCAGATCGCTCGCTCTGGATCTGCGGCCTGTACACTAAAGGGCAAGATTTACATCATAGGTGAGAATGGATGTCTTGAATTGCATTTGCTATTTCAGGTTTTTTATTGTTGAGTACTGGATCACAAACTTTCCCAATTCTCCCTTTCTAGGGGCTAGCACGCTTCCACCGAGAACACGGATAAGGTGGAGTGCTACGACCCGAAGACCAACAAGTGGACCATGTGTGCTCCCATGAAGGAGAGACGCTATCGACCCGGTGTGGCTGTGATGGATGGAAAGATTTATGTTTTAGGAGGAGAGGAGGGATGGGATAGGTGAGAAATACTTCACTTGTTCTGGGAAAGGGCCATCTCACGACATCAATCACCATAGTTTTTTTTGTCAGTGTGGATTCCCCCTACAGGTATCATGACACTATAGAGTGGTACTGTGAGGACAGCTGGAAGATCGTCGGTGAGATGCCCACCAGTCGTAGCTGGCTCAGCTGCGTCTCTCTTCAGCTCAGGAAGGACAATCACATGAGCAGTCATCCGGGCACTGCCTCCGAGATGGAGATTCCTGTCGACTGAGAGCGTCAGAGCGCCACCTGCATCACAACCCGCTGGAACAGAAGCCGAGAGAGGGCAGCTCTGAGACTGCCTGGCTCCATGTCGTTTCTGCGGGCTGTTAAGAGACGGAAAAGGTCCGACCCGACCACTGGTGGGTCTTAAGACAGTACTCATGTCATAAGATGTTCTTCCTCCATGGTCTGAGACTGGATATGTCGATGAATATCTGTAGTGATTGTAATTGTGTTCACGCCATGTCAGACTTAACGTACCTACGAGTTTTGGCTTGTGAAAACCGCTTATCTCAgaattttacattatataaaaataactaaaatagcAGCGGCCTTATCAGTTAAAgggaaaattcacccaaaaagtacAATTCTGTTTCTGTTTATCATAGCCACTTTTACCCGGTgtgctttctttgttcttaaacattggCAAGAACATATATAGGTGAATTATTcaagttattaaatattgtaCTGTCATCAACAAAGCAGCTAATGGAGCCATTTtgatgttgccatagaaacaaatattTTCTGTGTCTGAGGAAGTAGATTAGAGTCTTCAAGTTGTCATCTCATAATTACAATAATTCTTACATACGTGGATGCAGCATAAGTGTGTGTGTCAACTGCCATCCGCCTTCGAATCTCCACAGTATCAGTGTAATAATGTGAAGTTACAGTGGCGCTGACCACCTCATGATTGTGACTTAGTGTTGTAGTGAATAATTTTTGTACCTTTTG is a window from the Myxocyprinus asiaticus isolate MX2 ecotype Aquarium Trade chromosome 13, UBuf_Myxa_2, whole genome shotgun sequence genome containing:
- the si:ch211-256e16.3 gene encoding LOW QUALITY PROTEIN: ring canal kelch homolog (The sequence of the model RefSeq protein was modified relative to this genomic sequence to represent the inferred CDS: deleted 3 bases in 2 codons), whose protein sequence is MDDFYAVAMFSTDLMESHQEQVAINGVEPQMIGMLVSNAYTAEVVISRANVQALLVAANLLDVMVVREACCRFMEQQMDEMNCVGIHCFAEVHSCHELERHSMEYIQQHFSSICQQVLEHIKLPLISPYYIHHVIKTMDVVKESLKCQKLISEAKDYLLLQDRRGELYRARPRQATGDQRAGTAEVIVTIGGEDDKVVLRSVESYDPLTSQWKSLACLPFAVSKHGLVVSGSMLYLAGGEFPDGSASREIWRYDLCFDSWLEMAPMNVARSELGLVMLDGCVFAVGGWKGRSRMDSVECYNPLTNTWQFMESVKMVVTSPAVVALDGLPYVTGGAVLEDGTALAQVHYTKTCVWTEVAPMQIARSGSAACTLKGKIYIIGENGWHASTENTDKVECYDPKTNKWTMCAPMKERRYRPGVAVMDGKIYVLGGEEGWDRYHDTIEWYCEDSWKIVGEMPTSRSWLSCVSLQLRKDNHMSSHPGTASEMEIPVD